DNA from Gambusia affinis linkage group LG06, SWU_Gaff_1.0, whole genome shotgun sequence:
GAGAAGCCATTTTTCAGTGAATCGGAGAGACAGAGTGATTCTGGGTTGtcctttcctcctttttttttaaacatgtggaaaaatatcTGCATAATTCTGATGTTTGTAGTTATTACTAGAGGATTTGCACAGGACGAAGCAGCTTTCTGTGAAACGCTGGGGAGCCGAGAGCTTCCTCTGATGTCTAAGGAGGGAGATATTGTTATAGGAGGAGCTTTTTCCCTTCACAGCCAAACCTCAAAGCTTTTACTCTCCTGGACGGAGTCGCCAGAACCTCTCATGTGCTCCAGGTACTGGTTTGCAgatttctgttcttgttttaactAGCTGTTTGAACTCTGACAAAAACGCATAAACTTCAACGTGTCTTTTTCCAGAATTAACTTGAGGGAATTCCGGTTTGCTCAAACAATGGTGTTTGCCATTGAGGAAATTAACAACAGCAGCTCTCTACTGCCTAATGTCTCACTTGGTTATAAGATATTCGACAGCTGCGCTTCCACGTTGCCTACGACCCGTGCAGGAATGGGCTTGATGAACGGAGAGGGGAggacttttgaaaaaaactgcTCCGGCCAGTCGTCCGTTCAAGCCGTAGTTGGAACCTCTGAGTCTTCTACCACCATTGTGTTGTTACAAATTTCAGGGATTTTCCAAATACCAGTGGTAAATGCTTACACTTATTTAGTACCAGTGGGACTCAAGTCAAGAAAGTTCATGATTAACttatcaaataaattagattGTGGTAACATATTTCAGAAGATCTGCAGGCCTAACACATTCATGTAACAATATCGCAAGTAAGAAAGCATCTCTGAACATGCCAATGTTTGTGTGTCACTCTCTTTTCCTCTAGGTCAGTCACTTTGCAACATGTGCTTGCCTCAGTAACAGAAAGGAGTATCCCTTCTTCTTCAGAACCATTCCCAGTGACTACTATCAGAGCAGAGCGCTGGCCAAACTGGTGAAACACTTTGGCTGGACATGGGTTGGGGCAGTAAGGAGCGACAATGACTACGGCAACAACGGGATGGCAACTTTTATTGAAGCCGCGAATCAGGAGGGGATTTGTGTCGAATACTCTGAAGCCATCTCAAGGACTGGCTCCAGAGAGAATGTGGAGAGGGTTGTCAGAGTGATCCGCAGAGGTACAGCCAGTGTTTTAGTTGCATTCCTGGCTTATGATGAGATGGATGTTATGCTGGAGGAAGCTTTGAGTCAAAACCTGACTGAGTTACAGTGGGTCGGCAGTGAATCCTGGATTACATCGGCTCATTTGGCTCAGAAAAGGTACTCTGGCATACTAAGCGGGTCGCTGGGCTTTGCAATAAGAAAGGCAAAAATCACAGGCCTGCaagattttcttctgcaggTGAACCCAAGTCAGGAGCCCCAGAGCAACCTGCTGAGAGAGTTCTGGGAAACAACATTTGGGTGCAGTTTCCAGTCCAGTACGCCTGGCACAAAATTATGTTCTGGCTCCGAAAGTCTTCAAGATGCAGATAACGCTTTCACAGATGTGTCAGAGCTGAGGATATCCAACAACGTGTACAAGGCTGTGTATGCTGTTGCTCATGCCTTGCATAGCATGTTGAAATGTAAGCAAGGTGGTGAAAATGTGACTCACCCTTGCAAATTAAGAGATCGTCCAGAGCCAAGAgaagttaaaatttaatttaacgttcaaaataaatgtctggTGTTTTAAAACACATCTAAAATTGTGCTTGTTAATCTCTTTCTAACATTGATAGGTTGTGAAATATCTGCAGGACATTAATTTTACTGTTGAGTCAGGAGAGAACGTGTATTTTGATGAAAACGGAGACCCCGCAGCAATTTATGAGCTGGTGAACTGGCAGAGGAACCCTGCAGGAGACGTTGTGTTCACGACGGTTGGAAAGTACGACGCTTCACACCCAGATGGAAACCAGTTGACCATGAATGGAGTCAACATCACATGGGCCGCGGAATCTGTGGAGGTAGAAACAAATGAGTATTCCTGAATTTGAAACGAAGCAATTGTAACATGGTACAATGAGATAAAAAGTAATtagcaagtttattttaaaatctattaattTACATAGCTCATATATTTTTGGGAACTGACTGTTGAATCGATCTGATGTTTTAGAAGCCGCCGTCTGTCTGCAGTGAGAGCTGCCTGCCAGGCTTCCGGAAAGCGATCATTAAAGGCAAACCCATCTGCTGCTTCTCCTGTGTCCAATGCGCTGCTGGAGAGATCAGCAACACAAGCGGTGAGTGAAACAAGTGTTCTCCTTATCTCTACCATGAATACACCTAACTCATTctggttttcatatttttcctgATCAGATTCTGCAGAGTGCTCTCGGTGTCCGTCGGAGTACTGGTCGAATGTCGACCACAGCAAATGTGTTCCAAAGGTGATTGAGTTCCTGTCATTTGGAGAGACTATGGGGGCCCTCCTGACTGCCTTCTCGCTGAGCGGAGCCACTTTAACACTCGTGGTCTTGTGCATGTTTTTCCGGTTTCGCCACACGCCGCTCGTCAAAGCCAGTAATTCTGAGCTGagcttcctgctcctcttctccttgactctgtgtttcctctgctctctggcTTTCATCGGCCAGCCCACTGAGTGGTCCTGCATGCTGCGTCACACAGCTTTTGGCGTAGCTTTTGCTCTGTGCATCTCATGCATTCTTGCTAAAACGATAACCGTGGTGATGGCCTTTAAAGCTAAAAGACCAGCAAACAGGTTTCCTCAGTGTTCAGCTCCACTTCAGAGAACCAGCGTCGTTGGGTGTACTTTAATACAAGTGCTTATTTGTGTGATATGGTTAGCTTTTGCTCCGCCATTTCCAGAAAAGAATACAGTTTATGCCAGTGAAAAGATTATTCTAGAGTGTGATTTAGGATCACCTGTGGCGTTTTGGGTTGTGATGGCATATATAGGATTTCTGGCCCTGCTGTgctttatcttggcttttttaGGCCGGAAGTTACCTGATAACTTTAATGAAGCTAAATTCATAACCTTCAGCATGCTGATATTTAGTGCTGTCTGGCTCACATTCATCCCAGCATACATCAGCTCTCCTGGTAAGTTTACTGTGGCGGTAGAGATATTTGCAATCCTAGCCTCAAGCtttggtttgcttttttgtatttttgcaccaaaatgttacattttactcCTGCAACCTGAGAGGAAtactaaaaaacatttgatgggACGACACAAtccttagaaaaaaatacagtggTAAAATAGTCCACAATTCAGCTGCTATTAGTTTCTGAATGCTTTCATAATTTCTTTGGTTCTTTATGCTTGCTTTTCACTTAATATTTATCTCAATGAGAAAAATACATTCACAATAAAGTATGCGTTTAATCATTTCTTGTAGATATACCTGTTGATACTGTAGCTGCACTGTGAAGCCTCAATAACGGCAAAATAAGTGATGTTGACTACCAATACCAGGGAATATACTTTTTTATTACAGCACTTGATATAATAGAATGCTTAGATTGAAACAGTAAAGAAATGTTAACATCTAAATGGGAAAAAAGTTTATACAAATTACAGTGAAACAGCATTACAAAACACAATTCAGGAAGGACAATCAGTGTGATAATTTTACGACATTAAGTGCAGATTAATTGAGAAacttaatttgaaaacaataatttcttttGGGGCTCggcagtttttgtgtttgatccGCAGTGCCTTTTCCAGGGTGTAAACTCTTTGCTTTACTTATTAAAAAGTCCTAAAAAGAAGAACAGCATCTTTGTGATCTTTTCGAAGCTTTTGTCTCTATGTATGCACCAATGAGTGGAATAAGAGACATCTATGTCGTCGAAATGTCCTTTTCTGATCCCTCTTTACAGCAGAAGTCTTGATCAAAGAGTTAAAAATGTCGGATACCTGGACACTCAAATCCCACAACGTGTTGCTGTGACTCTTTGGCTGCGTCCAGTGGAGGagttttaaagaacaaaaacccactgtttttttattgtgatgtcTTGCAAAGCTATTCTATTGACTGTTCACACTAATTTCTCAGTCTTAAAAGTTCTTCTTTATCACCTTTAGAGAGGCATTTCCTCTGACAGCCCCAGCTGTCTGGAAAAGAGGAGCTAGAAAACTaatcataaaattttaagtcaTCCAAAgcatgacttttaaaaaattctttctttcttaagaaagaattataataaaaaaaaaacttaaaatgttatAATAAAACTGAGTGAACGTACAATTGTTTCTTCAGTTAACGGCATAAAGCAATCCTAGCATGTAAAACAGATGAATTATTAAAGGCTGTACATGTCTGTGTCCAGGCAAACATAtcatataaattaaaaaaagtaacagTTAAACTGTGTTCAGGTGAGATACTTTAGCAGTTTATGTTTGCCACACATTTGCCTTCAGAAATTgcagtttttctgcagaaaccaCAGAAAAATGAATGAGAGAGATTGTGGCCTCCGAAAATAATTGGCAAAATTATTGAAAGAATGTATTCAAGCCTCCTATTGTATtgttaaaagtatgtttttatgataaaacCGATTTAAAGAAGCATTTACAGGAGAGTGTACAGGACTTAAAGGTCTGCTTCCCTATCAGTGACAAAACAGGCAATGTAATTGGTGGAGACAATGAAAATAACCCTGCTGGGTTATGATGAGCTCCTATAAAACAGTCAGACTCTACCTGTGCTATCACTTAGGATTTGTGTGCTAAGTACTCAGGTGAGGAATTATGCTGCCTATTGTGGGCCTGTTACTATTCTGTCTCGTGGATGTAAGAGGGGAAAACTCTTCATGTCAAATATACGGGACTAAAGAACTGTCTCAGTTTTCTAAGGAGGGAGATATCATCATCGGAGGTATTTTCTCCTTCCACCAGAACCCGGTCGCAGTCAGTCCAGCACTCACAATCAACCCGGGAGCAATCCAGTGTGAAGGGTAAGACAGTTACAGGTTAAGGATGAATCTGTTGTCATCATGTGAATTTCatgtctttttgcattttttacagGCTGGAAATAGGTGAGCTTCAGTATGCGTACACCATGATGTTTGTGATAGATGAAATCAACAACAGCACTGAATTGCTGCCAGATGTGACACTCGGTTACAGGATCTTTGACTCCTGCCCAAGCATACCTCTGTCTATCAGGTCTTCGCTGAATCTAATGAATCCATATAAAGACAGAGAGGGGTTGTGTAGCAACCTCTCCAACGTGTATGCTGTCATTGGGGACACAACTTCCACCTCTACAATAGGCATAGCACGCACACTGGGTCTCTTCAGTATACCTGTGGTGAGTGGCATTCATGCATTCTGACTAACTGGAAAGAACTATGCGACTTTAATTTTCTGTCTTCCTTCTCAGATCAGTCATTCAGCCACTTGCGCATGTCTCAGCGACAGGAGGATCTATCCGTCCTTCTTTCGAACCATACCGAGTGACATTCATCAAAGCAAAGCACTAGCAAAGCTTGTGAAACACTTTGGCTGGACTTGGGTGGGAGCAATCCGAACTAACAATGACTATGGAAATGATGGCATGGCCAGCTTCTTGGAAGCAGCAACAAAGGAAGGGGTGTGCATTGAGTATTCAGTCGCCGTCTACCGAACCGACCCCAGGAAGTCATTCCTACAAGTCGTGGATACAATCAGAAAATCCACCTCTAAGGTCATAGTTGCTTTTGCAG
Protein-coding regions in this window:
- the LOC122832475 gene encoding extracellular calcium-sensing receptor-like; this encodes MWKNICIILMFVVITRGFAQDEAAFCETLGSRELPLMSKEGDIVIGGAFSLHSQTSKLLLSWTESPEPLMCSRINLREFRFAQTMVFAIEEINNSSSLLPNVSLGYKIFDSCASTLPTTRAGMGLMNGEGRTFEKNCSGQSSVQAVVGTSESSTTIVLLQISGIFQIPVVSHFATCACLSNRKEYPFFFRTIPSDYYQSRALAKLVKHFGWTWVGAVRSDNDYGNNGMATFIEAANQEGICVEYSEAISRTGSRENVERVVRVIRRGTASVLVAFLAYDEMDVMLEEALSQNLTELQWVGSESWITSAHLAQKRYSGILSGSLGFAIRKAKITGLQDFLLQVNPSQEPQSNLLREFWETTFGCSFQSSTPGTKLCSGSESLQDADNAFTDVSELRISNNVYKAVYAVAHALHSMLKCKQGGENVTHPCKLRDRPEPREVVKYLQDINFTVESGENVYFDENGDPAAIYELVNWQRNPAGDVVFTTVGKYDASHPDGNQLTMNGVNITWAAESVEKPPSVCSESCLPGFRKAIIKGKPICCFSCVQCAAGEISNTSDSAECSRCPSEYWSNVDHSKCVPKVIEFLSFGETMGALLTAFSLSGATLTLVVLCMFFRFRHTPLVKASNSELSFLLLFSLTLCFLCSLAFIGQPTEWSCMLRHTAFGVAFALCISCILAKTITVVMAFKAKRPANRFPQCSAPLQRTSVVGCTLIQVLICVIWLAFAPPFPEKNTVYASEKIILECDLGSPVAFWVVMAYIGFLALLCFILAFLGRKLPDNFNEAKFITFSMLIFSAVWLTFIPAYISSPGKFTVAVEIFAILASSFGLLFCIFAPKCYILLLQPERNTKKHLMGRHNP